One Tachysurus fulvidraco isolate hzauxx_2018 chromosome 2, HZAU_PFXX_2.0, whole genome shotgun sequence DNA segment encodes these proteins:
- the rpl13 gene encoding 60S ribosomal protein L13: MAPSRNGMILNPHFHKDWQKRVRTWFNQPARKLRRRKARQAKARRIAPRPVAGPLRPIVRCPTIRYHTKVRAGRGFTLEELKAAGINKRVARTIGIAVDPRRRNRSAESLHANVQRLKVYRSKLILFPRKPSAPKKGDSTAEEVKMATQLTGTVMPIKNVHKKEKARMITEEEKKFKAFASLRMARANARLFGIRAKRAKEAAEQDVEKKK, translated from the exons ATGGCCCCCAGCAGGAATGGTATGATCCTGAACCCTCACTTCCATAAAGACTGGCAGAAGAGAGTTCGTACCTGGTTTAATCAGCCAGCCAGGAAACTCCGCAG GCGTAAGGCTCGTCAGGCCAAAGCTCGCCGCATTGCCCCTCGCCCTGTCGCCGGACCTCTCAGGCCCATCGTCAGGTGTCCCACCATCCGCTATCACACCAAGGTCCGTGCCGGCCGTGGCTTCACCCTGGAAGAGCTGAAg GCTGCAGGCATCAACAAGAGAGTGGCTCGTACCATCGGCATCGCCGTCGACCCTCGCCGACGCAACAGATCCGCAGAGTCCCTGCACGCCAATGTCCAGAGGCTGAAGGTGTATCGCTCCAAACTCATCCTCTTCCCCAGAAAGCCTTCTGCACCCAAGAAGGGTGACAGCACT GCAGAGGAGGTCAAGATGGCGACGCAGCTCACCGGAACGGTCATGCCCATCAAGAAC GTCCATAAGAAGGAGAAGGCCCGCATGATCACCGAGGAAGAGAAGAAGTTCAAGGCTTTCGCCAGTCTGCGCATGGCTCGTGCCAACGCCCGTCTGTTTGGCATCCGCGCCAAGAGGGCAAAGGAGGCTGCCGAGCAGGACGTGGAGAAGAAGAAATAG